One window from the genome of Pandoraea fibrosis encodes:
- a CDS encoding DsbA family protein produces the protein MTQATLHYIADPLCGWCYAAAPLVRAARDVAGLDVAFHGGGMMAGPNAQPVTPQLRNYVMPHDHRIASLTGQPFGDAYFDGLLRDGTAVFDSAPPTAAVLAAEALAGRGLDMFAALQRAHYVDGRRIADRDVLVGIAADLGLDRNAFASAFDAQDAAALMQHFRDSRAWLTRVGGSGFPTFALDIGGKIERLEPGRYLGQPDAWRDALRERLLAAQVSSADGDGSALPQCGPDGCAL, from the coding sequence ATGACTCAGGCAACTTTGCATTACATCGCCGATCCGCTGTGCGGATGGTGTTATGCCGCCGCGCCGCTGGTGCGTGCGGCGCGCGATGTGGCGGGCCTCGACGTGGCGTTTCACGGGGGCGGCATGATGGCCGGTCCGAACGCCCAACCCGTCACGCCACAGCTTCGCAATTACGTCATGCCGCACGACCATCGCATTGCGTCGTTGACCGGCCAGCCGTTCGGCGACGCCTATTTCGACGGCTTGCTGCGCGACGGCACTGCCGTGTTCGACTCTGCGCCGCCCACTGCCGCCGTGCTGGCGGCCGAAGCATTGGCTGGCCGCGGCCTCGACATGTTCGCCGCGTTACAGCGCGCGCATTACGTCGACGGTCGACGCATTGCCGATCGCGACGTGCTCGTCGGTATCGCCGCGGATCTGGGGCTGGATCGCAACGCCTTCGCCAGTGCCTTCGACGCGCAGGATGCCGCTGCGCTCATGCAGCATTTCCGCGACAGTCGCGCGTGGTTGACCCGCGTGGGTGGCAGCGGCTTTCCGACGTTTGCGCTGGATATCGGCGGCAAGATCGAGCGGCTGGAACCGGGCCGCTATCTAGGACAACCCGATGCGTGGCGCGATGCGCTGCGCGAGCGTTTGCTGGCCGCACAGGTGTCGTCTGCCGATGGCGATGGCAGCGCGTTGCCGCAATGCGGTCCCGACGGCTGCGCGCTCTGA
- a CDS encoding NAD(P)-dependent oxidoreductase encodes MKVALIGITGRVGTRVAAELLQRGHTVTGIARNPERVEAEAGLTVVKGDAADPASLAPLLAGHDAVISAGRFVSMDAAKLIDAVKRAKVPRLLVVGGAGSLEIAPGKALIDTPEFPQAYKPEASAGRVFLEVLRAEPKDSPLNWTFLSPSALFEPGERTGKFRVGGDGLLVDANGKSWISMEDYAIALVDELEKNQHPRARFTVGY; translated from the coding sequence ATGAAAGTCGCCTTGATTGGTATCACCGGCCGCGTGGGAACGCGCGTTGCCGCCGAGTTGCTGCAACGTGGTCACACCGTCACGGGCATCGCCCGTAATCCCGAGCGCGTCGAAGCCGAGGCGGGCCTCACCGTCGTCAAGGGGGATGCCGCCGATCCGGCGTCGCTCGCGCCGCTGCTCGCCGGTCACGATGCCGTGATCAGCGCCGGTCGTTTTGTCTCGATGGATGCGGCCAAGCTCATCGACGCCGTGAAGCGCGCAAAGGTGCCGCGTCTGCTCGTGGTGGGCGGTGCCGGCAGTCTGGAGATTGCGCCGGGCAAGGCATTGATCGACACGCCGGAGTTTCCGCAAGCGTACAAGCCGGAAGCCAGCGCCGGTCGCGTGTTTCTGGAAGTGTTGCGCGCCGAGCCGAAAGACTCACCGCTGAACTGGACGTTCCTGTCGCCGTCGGCGTTGTTCGAACCGGGAGAGCGCACGGGCAAGTTCCGTGTGGGGGGCGATGGCCTGCTGGTCGATGCCAACGGCAAGAGCTGGATTTCGATGGAGGACTACGCCATCGCGCTTGTCGACGAGCTCGAAAAGAACCAGCATCCGCGCGCACGTTTCACGGTCGGCTATTGA
- the alkB gene encoding DNA oxidative demethylase AlkB: MTLDLFGNDDARHDSPQTDELGPGAFVLRGFAQPQLTTLQADIDAVIAQAPLRHWLTPGGKRMSVAMTNCGEVGWISDRMGYRYGAHDPLSRQPWPSMPASFEVLAQHAAEAAGYRDFRPDACLINRYALDARLTLHQDRDERELGAPIVSVSLGLPAIFLWGGLQRSDRTRRVRLAPGDVVVWGGPSRLAYHGIASVEGSFDAQAVRYNLTFRQAR, translated from the coding sequence ATGACACTCGACCTCTTCGGCAACGACGATGCCCGCCACGACAGCCCCCAGACGGACGAACTCGGCCCGGGCGCTTTCGTGTTGCGGGGGTTTGCGCAGCCGCAACTGACGACCCTGCAAGCGGATATCGACGCGGTGATTGCGCAGGCACCGTTGCGTCACTGGCTGACGCCGGGGGGCAAGCGCATGTCGGTCGCCATGACGAATTGCGGGGAAGTGGGATGGATCAGCGACCGGATGGGATATCGCTACGGCGCGCACGATCCGCTCTCGCGGCAACCGTGGCCGTCGATGCCGGCCTCGTTCGAAGTGCTCGCGCAGCACGCCGCCGAGGCGGCCGGCTATCGGGACTTCCGGCCCGACGCCTGCCTCATCAATCGCTATGCGCTGGATGCACGGCTCACGCTGCATCAGGATCGCGACGAGCGCGAACTGGGGGCGCCCATCGTGTCGGTCTCGCTCGGCCTGCCCGCGATTTTTCTGTGGGGCGGCCTCCAGCGCAGCGATCGCACACGTCGCGTGCGGCTTGCGCCGGGCGACGTCGTGGTATGGGGCGGGCCGTCGCGACTCGCCTATCACGGCATTGCCAGCGTCGAAGGCAGCTTCGACGCGCAAGCCGTGCGTTACAACCTCACGTTCCGGCAGGCGCGCTGA
- a CDS encoding 2OG-Fe(II) oxygenase, which yields MSAGTSVIHSLDWAALEDELNRFGAAHIPRLLNDGECTDLCEMYGETNGKTSATPTSPRFRSRVVMARHGFGQGEYQYFAYPLPSLVAELREAFYAPLREIAHRWHAAMGIDARYPPTHRAYLAQCHDAGQRRPTPLLLRYEAGDYNCLHQDLYGEHVFPLQVAILLSQPGKDFTGGEFVLTEQRPRMQSRAEVVPLTRGDAVVFPVHHRPVNGTRGVYRVNMRHGVSRVRSGHRHTLGVILHDAT from the coding sequence GTGAGCGCAGGCACCTCAGTCATCCACTCGCTCGACTGGGCTGCACTGGAAGACGAACTCAATCGCTTCGGTGCAGCACACATTCCCCGTCTGCTGAACGATGGCGAATGCACCGACCTCTGCGAGATGTACGGCGAGACGAACGGCAAAACGAGCGCGACACCAACATCGCCTCGCTTTCGCAGCCGCGTCGTGATGGCGCGTCATGGTTTCGGTCAGGGGGAATATCAGTACTTCGCCTATCCGCTGCCTTCGCTCGTTGCCGAACTGCGCGAAGCGTTCTACGCACCGTTGCGCGAAATCGCGCATCGCTGGCACGCAGCGATGGGCATCGACGCTCGCTATCCGCCCACGCACCGCGCCTACCTCGCGCAGTGCCACGACGCGGGCCAGCGCCGCCCAACGCCGCTACTGCTGCGCTACGAAGCCGGCGACTACAATTGTCTGCATCAAGACCTTTACGGGGAACACGTCTTCCCGTTACAGGTGGCCATTCTGTTGTCGCAGCCCGGTAAGGACTTCACAGGCGGCGAATTCGTACTCACCGAGCAGCGTCCGCGCATGCAGTCGCGTGCCGAAGTGGTGCCGCTCACGCGCGGCGACGCCGTGGTGTTCCCCGTGCATCACCGCCCGGTGAACGGCACACGCGGGGTATATCGCGTCAACATGCGTCACGGTGTGAGCCGTGTGCGCAGCGGCCATCGGCATACGCTCGGCGTAATCCTGCACGACGCCACATGA
- the ada gene encoding bifunctional DNA-binding transcriptional regulator/O6-methylguanine-DNA methyltransferase Ada gives MRTDPMTAKRPLRSDPRDAQPRTASAPNATRYATDNAKWAAVVARDKQADGEFFYSVRTTGVYCRPSCGARLARRENVAFHTDMAAAERAGFRPCKRCKPDQGALDARHAALVTAACRRIETAETPPRLEALAAEAGLSPHYFHRLFRSVTGVTPRAYANARRAERVRDALPAAESVTSAFYDAGFNSNGRFYANADALLGMKPAAFRAGGKAESIRFAVAQCSLGALLVAATSRGLCDISLGDDPETLVKDLQDRFPKAELVGADSEFERWVAQVVGFVESPRIGLSLPLDVRGTAFQQRVWQALREVPAGETASYAQIAERIGSPRAVRAVAQACASNKLAVAIPCHRIVRNDGALSGYRWGVERKRALLAHERAERGDASDKVNKVKR, from the coding sequence ATGCGTACCGACCCAATGACCGCCAAACGTCCCCTTCGCTCCGATCCGCGCGATGCGCAGCCCCGAACCGCGTCTGCCCCAAACGCGACGCGCTACGCGACCGACAACGCGAAGTGGGCGGCCGTTGTCGCCCGCGACAAACAGGCGGATGGCGAATTCTTCTACTCCGTGCGCACGACCGGCGTGTATTGCCGCCCGTCGTGCGGCGCCCGGTTGGCGCGCCGTGAAAACGTGGCGTTTCATACGGACATGGCCGCCGCCGAGCGCGCCGGCTTTCGTCCGTGCAAACGCTGCAAGCCGGATCAGGGCGCACTCGACGCGCGTCACGCCGCGCTCGTGACCGCCGCATGCCGGCGTATCGAAACGGCCGAGACGCCGCCGCGTCTGGAAGCGCTCGCTGCCGAGGCCGGCCTGAGCCCTCACTATTTCCATCGACTCTTTCGCTCGGTGACAGGCGTGACGCCTCGCGCCTACGCGAACGCCCGTCGCGCCGAACGTGTGCGTGACGCACTGCCCGCCGCCGAGAGCGTCACGTCGGCGTTCTACGACGCAGGCTTCAACTCCAATGGCCGCTTTTATGCAAATGCCGATGCACTCCTCGGTATGAAACCGGCCGCGTTCCGCGCAGGCGGCAAAGCCGAATCGATTCGCTTCGCGGTGGCGCAATGCTCGCTTGGCGCGCTACTGGTGGCAGCGACCTCGCGCGGCCTTTGCGACATCTCGTTGGGCGACGACCCGGAGACGCTCGTGAAGGACTTGCAGGATCGCTTCCCAAAGGCGGAACTGGTCGGCGCAGACAGCGAGTTCGAACGTTGGGTCGCACAAGTCGTGGGATTCGTGGAGTCGCCGCGCATCGGTCTGTCGTTGCCGCTCGATGTGCGCGGCACGGCGTTCCAGCAGCGCGTCTGGCAGGCGTTGCGGGAAGTGCCCGCAGGGGAGACGGCCAGTTACGCACAGATCGCCGAGCGCATCGGATCCCCCCGCGCCGTGCGTGCCGTGGCGCAAGCCTGCGCGTCGAACAAACTGGCTGTGGCGATTCCGTGTCACCGGATCGTGCGCAACGACGGCGCGCTGTCGGGCTATCGCTGGGGCGTCGAGCGCAAGCGCGCGCTACTCGCTCACGAGCGTGCAGAGCGGGGCGACGCGTCGGACAAAGTGAACAAGGTGAAGCGGTGA
- a CDS encoding copper resistance D family protein encodes MPDDLAAGTWQPATAGLLNLALALALGVWLLRSPHAVRRGLTVRVLPAFAAGLAMLAWIAYVLASTEAMTGGDWDSTSAMLGDVWLVLTQSHFGRMQWVAGLGAVLLCVGAWAWYDARRRLRAVLPVADDPRDRHHRREHRQERYARAIYAGGAVVLALARAGTGHAADASMPWLAIGVHTLHVGAAASWTGVLLVAGCAIPGWRHWPVGARAAYGERLSSVATLAMFVALVTGAFNAWRTLGETPSLWFTDQNAPYLAWLVTKLVLVACAALLGAWNRWHFLPRLVLDTGETPLDTSAFARVVAVEALVLVMVMSLAAKLGTTMPPGV; translated from the coding sequence ATGCCGGACGACCTGGCCGCCGGTACGTGGCAACCTGCCACGGCGGGGTTGCTGAACCTCGCGCTGGCGCTCGCCCTCGGGGTGTGGCTGTTACGTAGTCCGCACGCCGTGCGGCGCGGCCTTACGGTGCGGGTACTGCCCGCGTTCGCGGCCGGGCTCGCCATGCTCGCGTGGATCGCCTACGTGCTCGCGAGTACCGAAGCGATGACCGGCGGCGATTGGGACAGCACGTCGGCCATGCTCGGTGACGTGTGGCTCGTGCTCACACAATCGCACTTCGGCCGGATGCAGTGGGTCGCCGGTCTTGGCGCCGTGCTGTTATGTGTCGGCGCCTGGGCCTGGTACGACGCACGCCGCCGTCTGCGCGCGGTGCTGCCGGTCGCCGACGACCCTCGCGACCGGCATCACCGACGCGAACATCGTCAGGAGCGTTACGCCCGTGCGATCTATGCGGGCGGTGCCGTCGTGCTGGCGCTCGCCCGGGCCGGTACGGGGCATGCCGCGGACGCATCGATGCCATGGCTTGCCATCGGCGTGCATACCCTGCATGTGGGGGCTGCCGCGTCGTGGACCGGCGTCTTGCTCGTCGCCGGATGTGCGATCCCGGGCTGGCGTCACTGGCCGGTCGGCGCACGTGCCGCTTATGGTGAAAGGCTGTCGTCGGTCGCTACACTCGCGATGTTCGTGGCGCTCGTGACCGGGGCGTTCAACGCATGGCGCACACTCGGTGAAACGCCTTCGCTGTGGTTCACCGATCAGAATGCGCCGTATCTGGCATGGCTGGTCACGAAGCTCGTGCTGGTCGCCTGCGCCGCATTGCTCGGTGCGTGGAATCGTTGGCACTTCCTGCCACGTCTGGTGCTCGATACGGGGGAGACGCCACTCGATACTTCCGCCTTTGCCCGCGTCGTCGCCGTGGAAGCGCTCGTGCTGGTGATGGTGATGAGTCTGGCCGCCAAGCTCGGCACCACGATGCCTCCGGGCGTCTGA
- a CDS encoding copper resistance CopC family protein, producing MRTSKIASHAPRPTTLLRRATQGLTLAAVLGLAGLSQGAWAHAHAVSSEPAAQATVDAPKSVRVTFDSALEGALSKLSVVDAKGNPVTQAKPELDAARKTLTLSLPALPAGDYQANWVAVASDGHRTQGNFKFTVK from the coding sequence ATGCGTACTTCCAAGATCGCTTCCCATGCTCCTCGCCCCACGACGTTGCTGCGCCGTGCCACGCAGGGACTCACGCTTGCAGCAGTGCTCGGTCTGGCCGGTCTCTCTCAAGGCGCCTGGGCGCACGCGCACGCCGTATCGAGCGAGCCTGCCGCGCAGGCCACTGTCGATGCGCCGAAGTCCGTGCGTGTCACGTTCGATTCGGCGCTCGAAGGCGCCCTCTCGAAGCTGAGCGTCGTCGACGCCAAGGGCAATCCGGTCACGCAGGCGAAACCCGAACTCGACGCTGCCCGCAAGACGCTCACCCTGTCGCTCCCCGCGTTGCCGGCCGGCGACTATCAGGCGAACTGGGTCGCTGTCGCAAGCGACGGCCATCGCACGCAAGGCAACTTCAAGTTCACTGTGAAGTGA
- a CDS encoding GTP-binding protein, with amino-acid sequence MTLPLAKSGDADRRLPVTVLSGFLGAGKTTLLNHVLRNRDGLRVAVLVNDMSEVNIDASFVERGAANAGAALSRTEERLVEMSNGCICCTLREDLLIAVRELAQDGRFDYLLIESTGIAEPMPVAATFEFRDEAGQSLADIARLDTMVTVVDALHVLEDFHSLDTLAQRGEVAGEEDERRLAELLTEQIEFADVVVVSKVDCVDAERLEAVKALITGLNPSARIVLGERGQVPLTEVLGTGLFDPERAEQMAGWAQALAGEHDSEADTYGVTSFVLRQREPLHPARFASFMSRPFDGLIRAKGYVWAASRPAWALAYSRAGNTATLEPVGHWWAAADPAQWPPQGDPQRVAIEANWEAPWGDRINEVVFIGRDMDRAAIEQAFHACRLSVVELAQGESAWRDAEHALPLEMASESA; translated from the coding sequence ATGACTCTCCCTCTCGCGAAATCCGGCGACGCCGATCGTCGCCTGCCCGTCACCGTACTTTCCGGCTTTCTCGGTGCGGGCAAAACCACGCTGCTCAACCATGTGCTGCGCAATCGCGACGGCCTGCGTGTGGCCGTGCTCGTCAATGACATGAGCGAAGTGAATATCGATGCCTCGTTCGTCGAGCGTGGCGCGGCTAACGCCGGCGCGGCGCTCTCGCGCACAGAGGAGCGTCTGGTCGAGATGAGCAACGGTTGCATCTGCTGCACGCTGCGCGAGGACTTGCTCATCGCGGTACGCGAACTCGCGCAGGACGGTCGCTTCGACTACCTGCTCATCGAATCGACGGGCATTGCCGAACCGATGCCGGTCGCCGCGACGTTCGAGTTTCGCGACGAGGCGGGGCAGTCGCTTGCTGACATCGCGCGCCTGGACACGATGGTGACGGTCGTCGATGCCCTGCATGTGCTCGAAGACTTCCATAGCCTCGACACGCTCGCTCAGCGAGGCGAAGTGGCCGGCGAGGAAGACGAGCGTCGTCTCGCCGAACTGCTGACCGAACAGATCGAGTTCGCAGACGTGGTTGTGGTCAGCAAAGTGGATTGCGTCGACGCGGAGCGGCTCGAGGCCGTCAAAGCGCTGATTACCGGTCTCAATCCGTCGGCCCGCATCGTGCTGGGCGAGCGCGGACAGGTGCCGTTGACCGAAGTGCTGGGTACCGGGCTGTTCGACCCGGAACGTGCCGAACAGATGGCCGGTTGGGCGCAGGCGCTCGCGGGCGAGCACGATTCCGAAGCCGACACCTATGGTGTGACGAGCTTCGTGCTGCGTCAGCGCGAGCCGCTGCATCCGGCGCGCTTCGCCTCGTTCATGTCTAGGCCGTTCGATGGACTGATTCGCGCCAAGGGGTATGTCTGGGCGGCGAGCCGCCCGGCCTGGGCGCTGGCGTACTCGCGTGCAGGCAATACCGCAACGCTGGAACCCGTGGGCCATTGGTGGGCCGCCGCCGATCCGGCGCAATGGCCGCCGCAAGGCGATCCGCAGCGCGTTGCGATCGAAGCGAACTGGGAAGCGCCGTGGGGTGATCGCATCAACGAAGTCGTGTTCATCGGACGCGACATGGATCGGGCCGCCATCGAGCAGGCCTTCCACGCTTGCCGACTGAGTGTCGTCGAACTGGCTCAGGGCGAAAGCGCGTGGCGCGACGCCGAACATGCGCTGCCTCTGGAAATGGCCAGCGAGAGCGCATGA
- a CDS encoding 6-pyruvoyl trahydropterin synthase family protein has product MSRGGSGESHDGRERALKRTTQRKTRSLAVVESRAQFTLSRSFVFEAAHTLIRRDIDPPSIDASRRIHGHSYRATVEVTGDPQGESGMVLDLGRLDAELTRVRERLDHRLLDDVAGLGPATLENLCAFLWRALAPTLDGLSRVTVSRDARGDACSLTLRER; this is encoded by the coding sequence ATGAGTCGTGGGGGATCCGGCGAGTCGCACGATGGGCGCGAGCGCGCGCTCAAGCGCACCACACAACGCAAGACTCGCAGTCTTGCCGTGGTGGAGTCGCGTGCGCAATTCACGCTCTCGCGTAGCTTCGTGTTCGAAGCGGCGCATACATTGATCCGGCGCGACATCGATCCGCCGAGTATCGATGCCAGCCGTCGCATCCACGGTCACAGCTACCGCGCGACGGTGGAGGTGACGGGCGACCCGCAAGGCGAAAGCGGCATGGTGCTCGATCTTGGCCGTCTGGACGCCGAACTCACCCGCGTGCGCGAGCGGCTCGATCATCGGTTGCTCGACGATGTGGCGGGTCTTGGCCCGGCCACGCTGGAAAATTTGTGTGCGTTCCTCTGGCGTGCGCTGGCACCAACGCTCGACGGGTTGTCTCGAGTCACGGTCAGCCGCGATGCGCGCGGCGACGCCTGCTCGCTCACCCTTCGCGAGCGTTGA
- a CDS encoding pirin family protein, whose amino-acid sequence MLDIRKAADRGVADHGWLSSRHTFSFANYYDPKQVGFSDLLVINDDRVAPAQGFGKHPHRDMEIFSYVLEGALEHKDTMGTGSVIEPGDVQLMSAGRGVAHSEFNHSPTTPVHFLQIWIVPNQTGIAPEYQQQRFTPEEKRGRLRLIISPDGNDNSLHIHQDARVYAGLFDGDESATLTLAPNRYAYVHVARGSVSVNGVALGEGDGVRVRDETALTLSNGTDAEVLVFDLRPVETPDF is encoded by the coding sequence ATGCTGGACATCAGAAAAGCTGCAGACCGAGGCGTTGCCGATCATGGCTGGCTCAGCTCGCGCCACACGTTCTCGTTCGCCAATTATTACGATCCGAAGCAAGTCGGCTTTTCCGATCTGCTGGTGATCAACGACGACCGTGTGGCCCCGGCACAGGGCTTCGGCAAGCACCCGCACCGCGACATGGAGATCTTTTCCTACGTGCTCGAAGGCGCACTCGAACATAAGGACACCATGGGTACGGGTTCGGTGATCGAGCCGGGCGACGTCCAGTTGATGAGTGCCGGGCGCGGCGTGGCGCACAGCGAGTTCAACCACTCGCCCACGACGCCGGTGCACTTCCTGCAAATCTGGATCGTGCCGAACCAGACGGGGATCGCGCCTGAGTATCAGCAACAGCGTTTCACGCCGGAAGAAAAGCGCGGCCGCCTGCGCCTGATCATCTCGCCGGATGGCAACGACAACTCGCTGCACATCCATCAGGATGCTCGCGTGTATGCCGGTCTGTTCGACGGCGACGAGTCGGCTACGCTGACACTCGCACCGAATCGCTACGCTTACGTGCATGTCGCACGCGGTAGCGTGAGCGTGAATGGCGTGGCGCTGGGCGAGGGGGACGGCGTGCGTGTACGCGACGAAACCGCGCTCACGCTCTCGAACGGCACCGACGCTGAAGTGCTCGTGTTCGACCTGCGTCCGGTGGAAACGCCTGACTTCTAA
- a CDS encoding PhzF family phenazine biosynthesis protein, with amino-acid sequence MSRTYAFRIVNVFAETTFGGNPLCVFEDGRGLSDDEMRLLARQFNLSETTFIFPSQTAQADAHVRIFTPGYEMRFAGHPTLGTAHVLRALRELGDDVTLQFAAGLVPVKAEGDHWTLTAPSSGEPKIEKASEADADIAALVRLSRDDLAQSPQWVDTGADQLLIPVRNADAVARAQPDSARLERWPLSSLERKTGYVFSIDSANGGELEVTARYFFTTQGGGVSEDPGTGSACANLGGWLIGQGYPLPVRARVTQGDAIERPCRLTLEVTANREIRVGGNVIELARGEVRL; translated from the coding sequence ATGAGCCGTACCTATGCCTTTCGTATCGTCAATGTCTTCGCCGAAACGACCTTCGGTGGCAATCCGCTGTGCGTATTCGAAGATGGGCGGGGCCTGAGCGACGACGAAATGCGATTGTTGGCACGGCAGTTCAACCTGTCGGAGACGACGTTCATTTTCCCTTCGCAGACGGCGCAGGCCGATGCGCATGTGCGCATCTTTACGCCGGGCTACGAGATGCGTTTCGCCGGGCATCCGACGCTGGGCACGGCGCACGTGCTGCGTGCGTTGCGCGAACTGGGCGATGACGTGACGCTGCAATTCGCCGCAGGCCTGGTACCTGTCAAGGCCGAGGGCGATCACTGGACGCTGACGGCACCGTCGTCGGGCGAGCCCAAGATCGAGAAGGCGAGCGAAGCGGACGCCGACATTGCCGCGCTGGTGCGACTGAGCCGCGACGACCTTGCGCAATCGCCGCAATGGGTCGACACCGGCGCCGACCAGTTGCTGATTCCCGTGCGCAATGCCGACGCCGTTGCGCGTGCGCAACCCGACAGCGCGCGACTGGAACGGTGGCCGCTCTCGAGCCTGGAGCGCAAGACGGGTTACGTGTTTTCCATCGATAGCGCGAACGGCGGCGAGCTGGAGGTGACGGCACGCTACTTCTTCACCACGCAGGGCGGTGGGGTGAGCGAAGACCCGGGCACCGGTTCGGCATGCGCGAACCTCGGTGGCTGGCTGATCGGTCAGGGCTACCCGTTGCCCGTGCGTGCACGCGTGACGCAGGGCGATGCCATCGAGCGTCCGTGCCGACTGACGCTCGAAGTCACGGCGAACCGGGAGATTCGTGTGGGGGGCAATGTCATCGAACTCGCTCGCGGCGAGGTGCGCCTGTAA
- a CDS encoding IMPACT family protein produces MYALAAPVETELDIRKSRFIGIVMPVASREAAMRELDALRVRYPNATHYCWVLLCEGASGFDDDGEPGGTAAKPMYNVLMHKGLANVLAVVVRYYGGIKLGAGGLTRAYGQAVSEALKLATLTAVEPTAEPRYRCTFAHEATLRRIAERHCAEVLDVGYDDAVTLRLRLKVRDVEAFEADATEALSGGLVRCD; encoded by the coding sequence ATGTATGCTTTGGCAGCACCGGTCGAGACCGAGCTGGATATCAGGAAGAGCCGGTTCATCGGCATTGTCATGCCTGTGGCCTCGCGAGAGGCCGCGATGCGCGAACTCGACGCGCTGCGTGTGCGGTACCCCAACGCCACGCATTACTGCTGGGTGTTGTTGTGCGAGGGGGCGTCGGGTTTCGATGACGATGGCGAGCCGGGGGGCACGGCGGCCAAGCCGATGTACAACGTGCTCATGCACAAGGGGTTGGCGAACGTGCTGGCGGTCGTCGTTCGGTACTACGGCGGTATCAAGCTCGGCGCGGGCGGATTGACCCGGGCCTACGGACAGGCGGTCAGCGAAGCGCTGAAGCTCGCGACGCTGACCGCCGTCGAGCCGACGGCGGAACCCCGTTACCGCTGCACGTTTGCCCACGAAGCGACGCTGCGCCGGATCGCGGAACGTCATTGCGCCGAGGTGCTCGACGTCGGGTACGACGACGCCGTCACGCTCCGGTTACGGCTGAAAGTGCGTGACGTGGAGGCATTCGAAGCCGACGCAACCGAAGCGCTCAGCGGCGGGTTGGTGCGCTGCGACTGA
- a CDS encoding cupredoxin domain-containing protein: MIRSRIPSRFTRVFAMPFVFGAASLAFAAPAVADDPHAMHMQHGHGGAATAIGEPGDDAQATRTVDVDMRDTMRFSPATLTVRRGDTVRFVVTNNGKIRHEMTLGTAASLAEHAKMMQQMPGMSHAEPNAVTVDPGERKTLVWHFTQPGTVEFACLEPGHFEAGMRGVVNVR; the protein is encoded by the coding sequence ATGATTCGCTCACGTATCCCTTCGCGCTTCACCCGTGTCTTCGCCATGCCGTTCGTGTTCGGCGCCGCCTCGCTCGCATTCGCTGCCCCTGCCGTTGCCGACGATCCGCACGCCATGCATATGCAGCACGGTCACGGCGGCGCGGCCACCGCCATCGGCGAACCCGGCGACGACGCGCAGGCCACCCGGACGGTCGATGTCGACATGCGCGACACCATGCGCTTCTCGCCCGCCACGCTCACCGTGCGTCGCGGCGACACGGTGCGCTTCGTGGTGACCAACAACGGCAAGATCCGCCACGAAATGACGTTGGGCACGGCGGCGTCGCTCGCAGAGCACGCCAAGATGATGCAGCAGATGCCCGGCATGTCCCACGCCGAACCCAATGCCGTGACGGTGGACCCGGGTGAGCGCAAGACGCTCGTGTGGCATTTCACCCAGCCGGGGACGGTGGAATTCGCCTGCCTCGAACCGGGACACTTCGAAGCCGGCATGCGCGGCGTGGTCAACGTGCGCTGA